One segment of Mus caroli chromosome 6, CAROLI_EIJ_v1.1, whole genome shotgun sequence DNA contains the following:
- the Pax4 gene encoding paired box protein Pax-4 isoform X3 — protein MQQDGLSSVNQLGGLFVNGRPLPLDTRQQIVQLAIRGMRPCDISRSLKVSNGCVSKILGRYYRTGVLEPKCTGGSKPRLATPAVVARIAQLKDEYPALFAWEIQRQLCAEGLCTQDKAPSVSSINRVLRALQEDQRLHWTQLRSPAVLAPVLPSPHSNCGAPRGPHPGTSHRNRTIFSPGQAEALEKEFQRGQYPDSVARGKLAAATSLPEDTVRVWFSNRRAKWRRQEKLKWETQLPGIISAQSPGSVPSAALPELESLSPSFCQLCCGTAPGRCSSDTSSQAYLQPYWDCQSLLPVASSSYVEFAWPCLTTHPVHHLIGGPGQVPSTHCSHWP, from the exons ATGCAGCAGGACG GACTCAGCAGTGTGAATCAGCTGGGGGGACTCTTTGTGAATGGCCGGCCCCTTCCTCTGGACACCAGGCAGCAGATTGTGCAGCTAGCAATAAGAGGGATGCGACCCTGTGACATTTCACGGAGCCTTAAG GTATCTAATGGCTGTGTGAGCAAGATCCTAGGACGCTACTACCGCACAGGTGTCTTGGAACCCAAGTGTACTGGGGGAAGCAAACCACGCCTGGCCACGCCTGCTGTGGTGGCTCGAATTGCCCAGCTAAAGGATGAGTACCCTGCTCTTTTTGCCTGGGAGATCCAACGCCAGCTTTGTGCTGAAGGGCTTTGTACCCAGGACAAGGCTCCCAGT GTGTCCTCTATCAATCGAGTCCTTCGGGCACTACAGGAAGACCAGAGGTTGCACTGGACTCAACTCAGATCACCAG CTGTGTTGGCTCCGGTTCTTCCAAGTCCCCACAGTAACTGTGGGGCTCCCCGAGGTCCCCACCCAGGAACCAGCCACAGGAATCGGACTATCTTCTCCCCGGGACAAGCCGAGGCACTGGAGAAAG AGTTTCAGCGTGGGCAGTATCCAGATTCAGTGGCCCGTGGGAAGCTGGCTGCTGCCACCTCTCTGCCTGAAGACACGGTGAGG GTTTGGTTTTCTAACAGAAGAGCCAAATGGCGCAGGCAAGAGAAGCTGAAATGGGAAACACAGCTGCCAG GGATCATCTCTGCACAG TCCCCCGGCAGTGTACCCTCAGCTGCCTTGCCTGAGCTGGAATCATTGAGTCCTTCCTTCTGTCAGCTATGCTGTGGGACAGCACCAGGCAGGTGTTCCAGTGACACCTCATCCCAGGCCTATCTCCAACCCTACTGGG ACTGCCAATCCCTCCTTCCTGTGGCTTCCTCCTCATATGTGGAATTTGCCTGGCCCTGCCTCACCACCCATCCTGTGCATCATCTGATTGGAGGCCCAGGACAAGTGCCATCAACCCATTGCTCACACTGGCCATAA
- the Pax4 gene encoding paired box protein Pax-4 isoform X2 encodes MQQDGLSSVNQLGGLFVNGRPLPLDTRQQIVQLAIRGMRPCDISRSLKVSNGCVSKILGRYYRTGVLEPKCTGGSKPRLATPAVVARIAQLKDEYPALFAWEIQRQLCAEGLCTQDKAPSVSSINRVLRALQEDQRLHWTQLRSPAVLAPVLPSPHSNCGAPRGPHPGTSHRNRTIFSPGQAEALEKEFQRGQYPDSVARGKLAAATSLPEDTVRVWFSNRRAKWRRQEKLKWETQLPGIISAQQSPGSVPSAALPELESLSPSFCQLCCGTAPGRCSSDTSSQAYLQPYWDCQSLLPVASSSYVEFAWPCLTTHPVHHLIGGPGQVPSTHCSHWP; translated from the exons ATGCAGCAGGACG GACTCAGCAGTGTGAATCAGCTGGGGGGACTCTTTGTGAATGGCCGGCCCCTTCCTCTGGACACCAGGCAGCAGATTGTGCAGCTAGCAATAAGAGGGATGCGACCCTGTGACATTTCACGGAGCCTTAAG GTATCTAATGGCTGTGTGAGCAAGATCCTAGGACGCTACTACCGCACAGGTGTCTTGGAACCCAAGTGTACTGGGGGAAGCAAACCACGCCTGGCCACGCCTGCTGTGGTGGCTCGAATTGCCCAGCTAAAGGATGAGTACCCTGCTCTTTTTGCCTGGGAGATCCAACGCCAGCTTTGTGCTGAAGGGCTTTGTACCCAGGACAAGGCTCCCAGT GTGTCCTCTATCAATCGAGTCCTTCGGGCACTACAGGAAGACCAGAGGTTGCACTGGACTCAACTCAGATCACCAG CTGTGTTGGCTCCGGTTCTTCCAAGTCCCCACAGTAACTGTGGGGCTCCCCGAGGTCCCCACCCAGGAACCAGCCACAGGAATCGGACTATCTTCTCCCCGGGACAAGCCGAGGCACTGGAGAAAG AGTTTCAGCGTGGGCAGTATCCAGATTCAGTGGCCCGTGGGAAGCTGGCTGCTGCCACCTCTCTGCCTGAAGACACGGTGAGG GTTTGGTTTTCTAACAGAAGAGCCAAATGGCGCAGGCAAGAGAAGCTGAAATGGGAAACACAGCTGCCAG GGATCATCTCTGCACAG CAGTCCCCCGGCAGTGTACCCTCAGCTGCCTTGCCTGAGCTGGAATCATTGAGTCCTTCCTTCTGTCAGCTATGCTGTGGGACAGCACCAGGCAGGTGTTCCAGTGACACCTCATCCCAGGCCTATCTCCAACCCTACTGGG ACTGCCAATCCCTCCTTCCTGTGGCTTCCTCCTCATATGTGGAATTTGCCTGGCCCTGCCTCACCACCCATCCTGTGCATCATCTGATTGGAGGCCCAGGACAAGTGCCATCAACCCATTGCTCACACTGGCCATAA
- the Pax4 gene encoding paired box protein Pax-4 isoform X1 — MQQDGLSSVNQLGGLFVNGRPLPLDTRQQIVQLAIRGMRPCDISRSLKVSNGCVSKILGRYYRTGVLEPKCTGGSKPRLATPAVVARIAQLKDEYPALFAWEIQRQLCAEGLCTQDKAPSVSSINRVLRALQEDQRLHWTQLRSPAVLAPVLPSPHSNCGAPRGPHPGTSHRNRTIFSPGQAEALEKEFQRGQYPDSVARGKLAAATSLPEDTVRVWFSNRRAKWRRQEKLKWETQLPGASQDLTVPKNSPGIISAQQSPGSVPSAALPELESLSPSFCQLCCGTAPGRCSSDTSSQAYLQPYWDCQSLLPVASSSYVEFAWPCLTTHPVHHLIGGPGQVPSTHCSHWP, encoded by the exons ATGCAGCAGGACG GACTCAGCAGTGTGAATCAGCTGGGGGGACTCTTTGTGAATGGCCGGCCCCTTCCTCTGGACACCAGGCAGCAGATTGTGCAGCTAGCAATAAGAGGGATGCGACCCTGTGACATTTCACGGAGCCTTAAG GTATCTAATGGCTGTGTGAGCAAGATCCTAGGACGCTACTACCGCACAGGTGTCTTGGAACCCAAGTGTACTGGGGGAAGCAAACCACGCCTGGCCACGCCTGCTGTGGTGGCTCGAATTGCCCAGCTAAAGGATGAGTACCCTGCTCTTTTTGCCTGGGAGATCCAACGCCAGCTTTGTGCTGAAGGGCTTTGTACCCAGGACAAGGCTCCCAGT GTGTCCTCTATCAATCGAGTCCTTCGGGCACTACAGGAAGACCAGAGGTTGCACTGGACTCAACTCAGATCACCAG CTGTGTTGGCTCCGGTTCTTCCAAGTCCCCACAGTAACTGTGGGGCTCCCCGAGGTCCCCACCCAGGAACCAGCCACAGGAATCGGACTATCTTCTCCCCGGGACAAGCCGAGGCACTGGAGAAAG AGTTTCAGCGTGGGCAGTATCCAGATTCAGTGGCCCGTGGGAAGCTGGCTGCTGCCACCTCTCTGCCTGAAGACACGGTGAGG GTTTGGTTTTCTAACAGAAGAGCCAAATGGCGCAGGCAAGAGAAGCTGAAATGGGAAACACAGCTGCCAG GTGCTTCCCAGGACCTGACGGTACCAAAAAATTCTCCAGGGATCATCTCTGCACAG CAGTCCCCCGGCAGTGTACCCTCAGCTGCCTTGCCTGAGCTGGAATCATTGAGTCCTTCCTTCTGTCAGCTATGCTGTGGGACAGCACCAGGCAGGTGTTCCAGTGACACCTCATCCCAGGCCTATCTCCAACCCTACTGGG ACTGCCAATCCCTCCTTCCTGTGGCTTCCTCCTCATATGTGGAATTTGCCTGGCCCTGCCTCACCACCCATCCTGTGCATCATCTGATTGGAGGCCCAGGACAAGTGCCATCAACCCATTGCTCACACTGGCCATAA